From Streptomyces zhihengii, the proteins below share one genomic window:
- a CDS encoding LamG domain-containing protein, producing MSRRTPRGILLRAAIAAVAAGAVLTGGFNALPQDGGDAGAAPEQETVGTGTPVQTEAEALTVAKKSNKQVEILGMRTARREIYAKPDGTFTAREYTDPIRTFKNGSWADIDRTLRRAADGSVAPKATAVDLKFSDGTAGRPFVTMNQAGRELSLTWPYGKLAAPVLDGDTATYRDALPGVDLAVRAEADGFGHLLIVKTPEAAADPRLARLDLGMKADGLKISEDAKGALKAEDAAVGGTVFEAGKPVMWDSAAVKEAAARKQGPKAVSKALAAASADADPAPSIAPEPALAGPGGGGKTSPLGVEVGKGKLSLVPDQKLLRGKDTVFPVVIDPIQRTTSRSAWTGIMSGMPGEQDWKYSGSAGVGKCPTDYSPVSCNGVGVRRLLFTMGMSFYKGKQILGATFSARVEHIYSASPTAEPIRLYRIGGKNYSINSSTSWSSASNDWSDHIGTVDKAISPTSCSSGANLHFEGGASGELTSEVKTAAAEGWSSMTLGLRASDESRLPEWKRICGNAYLSISYNNLPRKITSLSQNPGGICTSGAGRPYAEKPPQLQAIASDPDHTSSSTDKVKVEFKVDWTDPVTKEAKSYTYLTPSWLAPTSGTKFTHTVKSSIPQNTVIYWSARATDGDGYGPWSYDGDTVRCEFMYDATLPGKPNVLSKQYPSDSVYHDGVGTYGSFTFTPNPNDNVPDADIVEYRYAFDSTATPATTVPATSAGGPATVNWMPTRSGRHWVDVIAVDKAKNPSTKAHYEFLVTEGTPVAAQWNLADAPASTEAHDETGVFAADAGTGVTFGVEGPGGKADAAARFDGTAASYADVNETVLDSSESFSVSAWVRPKGTPTRDMAVVSQDGTGEPGFTLGYDKTAGTWAFSVPVTDVDSLGEWKAVATGVTVVPDQWVLLTGVYDATKSELRLYINKDSKGTASRRSVWKSYGPLQIGRSTAKSGYRDNFTGDLAEVRVFDRVLPAAQVAEMMTVKPERKNYWQLDVKSGTTSPDTGTGQPLTLAGNALIMPKPEDPLSPDPFPMVGAGHMVLDGAGDYASTATAPVTGAASFTLTARAMLTTIDPEKAQTVLSLPGAAANRLAVRYRPGADVDSPPMWELAVAETDTAGATVKTFSDDQELPDTDPAGQHLAVVYDAFANEIRLYVNGMLADIAHGSDDTLWAATGALQVGRSALGGGSEYFAGAIDEVRVYSGAADKTAVQQMANPMALPDM from the coding sequence ATGTCCAGACGCACACCCCGCGGCATCCTGCTGCGCGCCGCCATAGCCGCGGTCGCCGCCGGCGCCGTACTGACCGGCGGCTTCAACGCCCTGCCGCAGGACGGCGGCGACGCCGGCGCGGCACCGGAGCAGGAGACCGTCGGCACCGGCACCCCGGTGCAGACGGAGGCCGAGGCCCTCACGGTCGCGAAGAAGAGCAACAAGCAGGTGGAGATCCTCGGTATGCGCACTGCGCGCCGGGAGATCTACGCCAAGCCGGACGGCACCTTCACGGCCCGTGAGTACACCGACCCGATCCGCACGTTCAAGAACGGTTCCTGGGCCGACATCGACCGGACGCTGCGGCGGGCCGCGGACGGCAGTGTCGCGCCCAAGGCGACCGCGGTGGACCTGAAGTTCTCGGACGGCACGGCCGGGCGGCCGTTCGTGACGATGAACCAGGCGGGCCGCGAGCTGTCGCTGACCTGGCCGTACGGGAAGCTCGCGGCGCCGGTCCTGGACGGGGACACCGCGACGTACCGGGACGCGCTGCCGGGGGTGGACCTCGCGGTGCGCGCGGAGGCGGACGGCTTCGGTCATCTGCTGATCGTCAAGACGCCCGAGGCGGCGGCCGATCCGCGCCTCGCGCGGCTCGACCTCGGCATGAAGGCCGACGGGCTGAAGATCAGCGAGGACGCCAAGGGTGCGCTGAAGGCGGAGGACGCCGCGGTGGGCGGCACCGTCTTCGAGGCGGGCAAGCCGGTGATGTGGGACTCGGCGGCGGTCAAGGAGGCGGCCGCCAGGAAGCAGGGCCCGAAGGCGGTCTCCAAGGCGCTCGCGGCGGCGAGCGCGGACGCGGACCCGGCTCCGTCGATCGCGCCCGAGCCGGCGCTCGCCGGTCCCGGCGGCGGCGGGAAGACCTCGCCGCTCGGCGTGGAGGTCGGCAAGGGGAAGCTGTCGCTGGTCCCCGACCAGAAGCTCCTGAGGGGCAAGGACACCGTCTTCCCGGTCGTCATCGACCCGATCCAGCGGACCACGTCGCGCAGCGCGTGGACGGGCATCATGTCGGGCATGCCGGGCGAGCAGGACTGGAAGTACTCCGGCAGCGCGGGTGTGGGCAAGTGCCCGACCGACTACAGCCCGGTCTCCTGCAACGGTGTCGGCGTGCGCCGGCTGCTGTTCACCATGGGGATGTCGTTCTACAAGGGCAAGCAGATCCTCGGCGCGACGTTCTCCGCGCGGGTCGAGCACATCTACAGCGCCTCGCCGACGGCCGAGCCGATCCGGCTCTACCGCATCGGCGGCAAGAACTACAGCATCAACTCCTCGACGAGCTGGTCGAGCGCGTCCAACGACTGGTCGGACCACATCGGCACCGTCGACAAGGCGATCTCGCCCACCAGTTGCTCCAGCGGGGCGAACCTGCACTTCGAGGGCGGTGCCTCGGGTGAGCTGACGAGCGAGGTGAAGACCGCGGCGGCCGAGGGCTGGTCCTCGATGACGCTGGGTCTGCGCGCCTCCGACGAGTCCCGCCTGCCCGAGTGGAAGCGGATCTGCGGCAACGCGTACCTGTCGATCAGCTACAACAACCTGCCGCGCAAGATCACCTCGCTGTCGCAGAACCCGGGCGGCATCTGCACCTCCGGCGCCGGGCGCCCCTACGCCGAGAAGCCCCCGCAGCTCCAGGCCATCGCCAGCGACCCGGACCACACCTCCAGCAGCACCGACAAGGTGAAGGTCGAGTTCAAGGTCGACTGGACGGACCCGGTGACCAAGGAGGCCAAGAGCTACACGTATCTCACACCGTCGTGGCTGGCGCCGACCTCCGGCACCAAGTTCACCCACACCGTGAAGTCGTCGATCCCGCAGAACACCGTCATCTACTGGAGCGCACGCGCCACCGACGGTGACGGCTACGGCCCGTGGAGCTACGACGGGGACACGGTGCGCTGCGAGTTCATGTACGACGCCACCCTGCCGGGCAAGCCGAACGTGCTGTCCAAGCAGTACCCGTCCGACAGCGTGTACCACGACGGCGTCGGCACGTACGGCTCGTTCACCTTCACGCCCAACCCGAACGACAACGTCCCGGACGCCGACATCGTCGAGTACCGGTACGCGTTCGACAGCACGGCCACCCCGGCGACCACCGTGCCCGCCACCTCCGCGGGCGGTCCCGCGACGGTGAACTGGATGCCGACCCGTTCCGGGCGTCACTGGGTCGACGTGATCGCCGTCGACAAGGCGAAGAACCCGAGCACCAAGGCGCACTACGAGTTCCTCGTCACCGAGGGCACGCCGGTCGCCGCGCAGTGGAACCTCGCCGACGCGCCGGCCAGCACCGAGGCGCACGACGAGACGGGCGTGTTCGCCGCCGACGCCGGCACCGGTGTCACCTTCGGCGTCGAGGGCCCCGGCGGCAAGGCCGACGCGGCCGCCCGCTTCGACGGCACCGCGGCGTCCTACGCCGACGTCAACGAGACCGTGCTCGACTCCTCGGAGAGCTTCTCCGTCAGCGCCTGGGTCCGCCCGAAGGGCACCCCGACGCGTGACATGGCGGTCGTCAGCCAGGACGGCACCGGCGAGCCCGGCTTCACCCTCGGCTACGACAAGACCGCCGGCACCTGGGCGTTCTCCGTCCCGGTGACCGACGTCGACTCGCTCGGCGAGTGGAAGGCCGTCGCCACCGGTGTCACCGTCGTGCCCGACCAGTGGGTGCTGCTGACCGGTGTCTACGACGCCACCAAGTCCGAACTGCGGCTCTACATCAACAAGGACTCCAAGGGCACCGCGTCGCGCCGTTCGGTGTGGAAGTCGTACGGTCCGCTCCAGATCGGCCGCAGCACGGCCAAGAGCGGCTACCGCGACAACTTCACCGGCGACCTCGCCGAGGTCCGGGTCTTCGACCGCGTCCTGCCCGCCGCCCAGGTGGCGGAGATGATGACGGTCAAGCCCGAGCGCAAGAACTACTGGCAGCTCGACGTGAAGTCCGGCACGACCTCCCCGGACACCGGCACGGGCCAGCCGCTGACCCTGGCGGGCAACGCCCTCATCATGCCCAAGCCCGAGGACCCGCTGTCGCCGGACCCGTTCCCGATGGTCGGCGCGGGCCACATGGTGCTCGACGGTGCCGGTGACTACGCGTCCACGGCCACCGCCCCGGTCACCGGCGCGGCCAGCTTCACGCTGACCGCCCGGGCGATGCTCACCACGATCGACCCGGAGAAGGCGCAGACCGTCCTCTCGCTGCCGGGCGCGGCGGCCAACCGCCTCGCCGTGCGCTACCGCCCGGGGGCCGACGTGGACTCGCCCCCCATGTGGGAGCTCGCGGTCGCCGAGACCGACACGGCCGGCGCCACGGTGAAGACGTTCAGCGACGACCAGGAGCTGCCGGACACCGACCCGGCCGGCCAGCACCTGGCGGTCGTCTACGACGCCTTCGCCAACGAGATCCGGCTGTACGTGAACGGCATGCTCGCCGACATCGCACACGGCAGCGACGACACCCTGTGGGCCGCCACCGGCGCCCTCCAGGTCGGCCGTTCGGCCCTCGGCGGCGGCAGCGAGTACTTCGCCGGCGCCATCGACGAGGTCCGCGTCTACAGCGGAGCCGCCGACAAGACGGCGGTCCAGCAGATGGCCAACCCGATGGCCCTGCCGGACATGTAG
- a CDS encoding VCBS repeat-containing protein encodes MIRPLRPRQRAIRRRTALAAGAFVLTAAGALGLGPVSPAAAAAAACTGAESDFNGDGIRDTAIADTEATVNGMPGAGVVHIDYGGGKGTMVLSQETAGVPGAAEADDQYGFALAVYDADRDGCSDLAVGIPYEDLDTPDAGLVQIVYGSTAGLNGGKAVREYKQGEGAPLGGGAEAGDLTGYALAGGRTSAGASYLLIGAPGEDIGTAVDTGAFFYVQNDAATALGNHQDTATAGAVPGVAENDDRFGASLAATPTHFAVGAPGEALGTATFAGAATVFNHTLTSGYPKPLFGMGQDQDTIAGAEEVGDGFGTALAMVPYRASGATSTTESLLAVGVPGEDLKSTVDAGAVQIFRIGASSFTETMWIEQDTADVEQESEAGDFFGQRLAAVNTSPNTTTTGATARLAIGVPGEESAEEHREKGGVHIVPMIGAPGASDAWIDPGWGIPGEPAATQLAGLSLSGSTAGLLVGMPYGPAAGHAVHLFPWNTVNGGFPSRTFKPGENGIPAGDTAFGATVR; translated from the coding sequence GTGATCAGACCGCTCCGCCCGCGCCAGCGGGCCATACGACGACGCACGGCGCTCGCCGCCGGGGCGTTCGTCCTGACCGCCGCCGGTGCGCTCGGGCTCGGACCGGTGTCCCCGGCCGCCGCCGCGGCAGCCGCCTGTACCGGCGCCGAGTCCGACTTCAACGGCGACGGCATCCGCGACACCGCGATCGCCGACACGGAGGCGACGGTCAACGGCATGCCCGGCGCCGGCGTCGTGCACATCGACTACGGCGGCGGCAAGGGCACCATGGTCCTGTCGCAGGAGACCGCCGGCGTCCCCGGCGCCGCCGAGGCCGACGACCAGTACGGCTTCGCGCTCGCGGTCTACGACGCCGACCGCGACGGATGCAGCGACCTCGCCGTCGGCATCCCCTACGAGGACCTGGACACACCGGACGCGGGCCTCGTGCAGATCGTCTACGGCTCCACCGCCGGACTGAACGGCGGCAAGGCGGTGCGCGAGTACAAGCAGGGCGAGGGCGCCCCGCTCGGCGGCGGCGCCGAGGCCGGCGACCTGACCGGATACGCCCTGGCCGGGGGCAGGACGTCCGCGGGCGCCTCCTACCTCCTGATCGGCGCGCCCGGCGAGGACATCGGCACCGCCGTGGACACGGGAGCCTTCTTCTACGTCCAGAACGACGCCGCCACCGCCCTCGGCAACCACCAGGACACCGCGACGGCCGGCGCCGTGCCGGGTGTCGCGGAGAACGACGACCGGTTCGGCGCCTCCCTCGCGGCCACGCCGACGCACTTCGCCGTCGGCGCCCCCGGCGAGGCGCTCGGCACCGCCACCTTCGCGGGCGCGGCGACCGTGTTCAACCACACGCTCACGTCCGGGTACCCCAAGCCGCTGTTCGGCATGGGCCAGGACCAGGACACCATCGCCGGCGCCGAGGAGGTGGGCGACGGCTTCGGCACCGCCCTGGCGATGGTCCCGTACCGGGCCTCCGGGGCCACCTCGACCACCGAGTCGCTGCTCGCCGTCGGCGTGCCCGGCGAGGACCTCAAGTCCACCGTCGACGCCGGAGCCGTGCAGATCTTCCGGATCGGCGCCTCCTCGTTCACCGAGACCATGTGGATCGAGCAGGACACCGCGGACGTCGAGCAGGAGAGCGAGGCGGGCGACTTCTTCGGACAGCGCCTGGCCGCCGTCAACACCTCGCCCAACACCACCACCACCGGCGCCACGGCGCGGCTCGCGATCGGTGTGCCCGGCGAGGAGTCGGCCGAGGAGCACCGCGAGAAGGGCGGTGTCCACATCGTCCCGATGATCGGCGCCCCCGGCGCCTCGGACGCCTGGATCGACCCGGGCTGGGGCATCCCCGGTGAGCCCGCGGCCACCCAGCTCGCGGGCCTGAGCCTGTCGGGCAGCACGGCGGGACTGCTGGTCGGCATGCCGTACGGCCCCGCCGCGGGCCACGCCGTCCACCTCTTCCCCTGGAACACCGTCAACGGCGGTTTCCCCAGCCGGACGTTCAAGCCCGGCGAGAACGGCATTCCCGCGGGCGACACCGCCTTCGGCGCCACGGTCCGCTGA